ATAGTTATAGCCAAAGCTAATCCCGGGTATATCGCCAAATGAGGATAAGAGCGAATAGCTTTATATCCTTCTGATATCATCATCCCCCAACTTGGAGTGGGAGGATTTACCCCTAAACCGATGAAACTTAAAAATGCTTCAAAAGTGACATATCTTGGAATATCCAGAGTTACTCTGACAATACATGGGCCTAACAAATTAGGCATAATGTGCCTTACAATAATTTGAAAATTAGTTGCACCTTCTGCCTTGGCAGCTTCAACAAATTCTTTCTCTCTTAAAGAGAGAGCCATCCCTCGGGCAATACGCGCCATGCCAAGCCAGGCAGTAACTCCTATACCGATAAAGATAAAGAATAATCCACCAAAAGCTCTATCAACCACATTTAAGTATCCGGCAAAAGTTCCCGGAGTAGCAATGGCAAAAGTAGATTTGAAAAGCACCATTAACAAAATAATTAATAATATAGTAGGAAAGCCATACATGATATCCACAAAGCGCATCATAATATCATCAACTTTACCCCCAAAATATCCCGAAACAACTCCATAAAAAACTCCAATTATAAAAGCAGTAAGAGCTCCAATTATTCCCACGCTTAACGATATTCTAGTGCCATAGATGATTCTGCTCAGGAGATCTCTACCCATAAAATCTGCTCCCAGTAAATATTTGGTACTTGGTTTAGCAAAATTATCTAAGAGATTACCTTCTGCATAATGATAAGGTGCAATATAAGGAGCAAAAATAGCAAGAATAATTAAAACAAGAATAATTATGCCTCCCATTACGGCCATTTTGTTTTTTAATAATCTATGAAAGGCATCTTTCCATAAACTCACCTCAGGTTTTTTATCAATAACTATCTTATCCTCAATTTTATTTTCTCTTTCGGTTAACTTAGTTTCCAAGATTTTATATCTCCCTTCTCTTGTAATTATCTAAGTATATTTTATCCGAGGATCAATCCAGGCATAGGTCAAGTCTACTACTAAAT
The window above is part of the Candidatus Atribacteria bacterium genome. Proteins encoded here:
- a CDS encoding ABC transporter permease; protein product: MAVMGGIIILVLIILAIFAPYIAPYHYAEGNLLDNFAKPSTKYLLGADFMGRDLLSRIIYGTRISLSVGIIGALTAFIIGVFYGVVSGYFGGKVDDIMMRFVDIMYGFPTILLIILLMVLFKSTFAIATPGTFAGYLNVVDRAFGGLFFIFIGIGVTAWLGMARIARGMALSLREKEFVEAAKAEGATNFQIIVRHIMPNLLGPCIVRVTLDIPRYVTFEAFLSFIGLGVNPPTPSWGMMISEGYKAIRSYPHLAIYPGLALAITMMAFNFLGDGLRDALDPRMK